One Megamonas hypermegale genomic window carries:
- a CDS encoding PepSY domain-containing protein: MKWLLVGIFVVLSLGIIGCGQSEVTSENSSLPNDMNKKSTKTIEFKDIDDKTAFLIALDDASVPQDNAYNIKIEKDEDGNIPIYDIEFETNYGDYDYEIAIEDGSIIGADYEVDENWFDRLGGSPVTIDEAKQIVHEKVLNAPIDTIEIWKKSSNGRDYYEGKLSFNNIKYEFEIDSATGIIYDWNADLE, encoded by the coding sequence ATGAAATGGCTTTTGGTTGGAATATTTGTAGTTTTATCCTTGGGCATTATTGGATGTGGACAATCAGAAGTAACATCAGAAAATAGTTCATTACCCAATGACATGAACAAAAAATCAACAAAAACCATTGAGTTTAAAGATATTGATGATAAGACGGCTTTTTTAATTGCTCTCGATGATGCAAGTGTGCCACAGGATAATGCGTATAATATTAAGATTGAAAAAGATGAAGATGGAAACATTCCTATTTATGATATTGAATTTGAAACAAATTATGGTGATTATGATTATGAAATAGCCATAGAAGATGGGAGTATTATTGGGGCTGATTATGAGGTAGATGAGAATTGGTTTGATAGATTAGGTGGCAGTCCTGTCACAATAGATGAAGCAAAACAAATTGTACATGAAAAAGTGTTAAATGCGCCAATAGATACAATTGAAATTTGGAAAAAATCTTCAAATGGACGAGATTATTATGAAGGTAAATTGTCATTCAATAATATAAAATATGAATTTGAAATTGACTCAGCAACGGGTATTATCTATGATTGGAATGCAGATTTAGAATAA
- a CDS encoding AraC family transcriptional regulator, producing the protein MEKINYEQIRTSVVIKVRFCTLTNKGRYVPNHWHRAIELVYLLEGELLVSVENNSRILHPGECMLINANVIHSNKAISFNKYILLQIPLDFIENFISNIQQVKFIVNDGQENELKQQKINKIKAFLRKMKELDDKYEENFLLYFNCLLFELLCLIQRDFSEKVYQINVSQKQQDLVKLNEVLDYVAKNYIRAIPLDEIAQVAGFQVKYFCRFFKKHMGITFLEYQNEVRLSYIYSDLLNTDELISHILEKYGFNNYKLFMRMFKMRFGNTPLKIRKQQKMK; encoded by the coding sequence ATGGAAAAAATAAATTATGAACAGATAAGAACATCAGTTGTTATTAAAGTTCGTTTTTGTACATTAACAAATAAAGGACGATATGTTCCTAATCATTGGCATAGAGCTATTGAATTAGTGTATTTATTAGAAGGCGAATTGTTAGTATCAGTAGAAAATAATTCACGTATTTTACATCCTGGAGAATGTATGTTAATCAATGCTAATGTAATACATTCAAATAAAGCAATAAGTTTTAATAAATATATTTTGTTGCAAATTCCTTTAGATTTTATTGAAAATTTCATATCGAATATACAACAAGTGAAATTTATTGTCAATGATGGTCAAGAAAATGAGTTAAAACAACAAAAGATAAATAAAATTAAAGCTTTTTTGCGAAAAATGAAGGAATTAGATGACAAGTATGAAGAAAACTTTTTATTATATTTTAATTGTTTATTATTTGAATTATTATGTCTTATACAACGTGACTTTAGTGAGAAAGTATATCAAATAAATGTAAGTCAAAAACAGCAGGATTTAGTCAAATTAAATGAAGTTTTAGATTATGTAGCTAAAAATTATATACGAGCTATACCACTTGACGAAATTGCTCAAGTAGCAGGTTTTCAGGTGAAATATTTTTGTCGTTTTTTTAAAAAACATATGGGAATAACTTTTTTAGAATATCAAAATGAAGTGCGTTTATCATATATTTACAGTGATTTATTAAATACAGATGAATTAATATCACATATTTTAGAAAAATATGGATTTAATAATTATAAATTATTCATGCGTATGTTTAAAATGCGTTTTGGTAATACGCCGTTGAAAATTCGAAAACAACAAAAAATGAAATAA